The Metallosphaera hakonensis JCM 8857 = DSM 7519 genome includes the window TAAATTGTAATTATGACAAAGATAGATTAAATAAAGGAAATTATTAAACACGAATCACTACCTGGCCCATTCAGAACATTTAATCACTTTCCCTAACGTTATTATCGAGAAAGTTATCCCATTTATATTAATGGCACCTGTGTTTTACCAAGACAGTGAGATTGGAGAGATGTTTCGTAAACTAGGGAGGCAGGGTAGGAGAGAATTCCTAGATATAACTAAGACCGATTGGGACCTAGCGGAGAGGATCGGAGGGAGTTTGGGCATAGTGTTCCACAAACTAGACGATGAGGGGAGGAGGATGGTGTTGGAGTTGGTAAGGCAAGAATTGAAGGGTGAAGATCTCAGGTTCACTAAGATGTTTGGGCTGAGTGTAAGTCGAATTTTCCATAGACTAGATAACGAGGGGAGGAGGAGTGTTCTAGAGTTAGCCAGGGAGGATCATAGGTTTGCCTACTGGATCTCTCAGGGAATGGGTATCATGTTCCACAAACTAGACGACGAGGGTAGGAGGATGGTGTTGGAGTTGGTAAAGGAGAGCGAAATTTCCGCTGGCATGATCGGTTATGGAATGGGGATATTGTTCGCTGAGTCGGACTTAGAAGGGAGGAGGTTAACCATAGATTTAGCTAAGACCAACATGCACTTCGCGCATTGGTTTTTAGTAAGTTTAAGCAACACGTTTCTCCGGATAGACGAAGATGGTAGGAAAATGGTATTAGAGCTAGCAAAAGAAAGCGAGATTTTGGCCAAGAACATAGGTTTCTGGTTGGGGCGGTTCTTCCACGAGTTGAGCAGTGAAGAGAAGAGGACAGTGTTGGAGTTGGCAAAGCGAAACGAGGGATTAACCAATGAGATGGGCCTTTCGGTGGGAAGGTTCTTCCACGAGTTGAGCAGTGAAGAGAAGAGGACAGTGTTGGAGTTGGCAAAGCGAAACCAGAAGTTCGCCCAATGGTTCGGATACAGTCTGGGGGAGAGGTTTCACAAACTAGACAATGAGGGGAGGAAAATGGTTCTGGAGTTAGCCAAGGAGAGCGAAAGTTTCGCTGGAGGATTCGGACAGAGTATGGGTATCTCATTTCATAAACTAAACGGAGAGGAGAGGAGGTTAATTTTCAATCTGGCTGAAGTTAAAGAGAAATTTGCCGAAAATTTGGGGCTGGGCCTAAGGGAGTCCTTCAGCGTGCTGAATGAAGAGGAGAGGTCTCACGTCCTAGAGATGGCTAGGATTAATGACCATTTTGCCCAGGGAATTTCACACAAATTGGGATTGGCTTTTTACGAGCTAAGCTGGGGGCACAAGAAACTAGTCCTGGATATTGCCAAAGGTAACAATCGCGTGACTGAACTCATTGCCGATGGAATAGGGTCAGTTTTTCATAAGCTAAATGCAGAAGAGAAACAGTTAGTCCTTGACCTCGCTAAGACCAATGGGGATTTCACCAGGAGTTTAGTAAAGAGTATGGCAAAGATAATTCATGAACTCGATGAAGATGACAGAAGTTTTCTCTTACAGATAGCAAAGAGCGATAAGAATCTCGCCAAAATTATTTCCATATACCTTGGGCGTGGCTTTCATGATCTCAGCAGGGAGCACAAAAAGCTACTCCTGGAGATTGCCAGGACTAACACAGATTTCTATAATATTTCTATAAATGTAGGAAGAGATTTCAATAATCTCGATAGCAGAATGAGGAAGCTGGTCTTTGACTTGGCGGAGAGCGTAAATGGTTTCGCTTCAGGTCTTGGAGCGGGTATGGGAGAGATCATCGGGAATCTGAGCTATGAGGAAATATGGGTTGCCCTGGAGAAGGCTAAGGTAAACGTCAGCTTCGCTAGGGGTATTTCTTTTGGCCTGGGTAAAGGATTCGATGAACTAAGTAATAGGCAGAGGGAGGTAGTCTTGGAGATGGTCAAGTCAGACAAGGAATTCGCTAGATCATTTGGACGAGGTATGGGAACCGTGTTCTACGAACTTAACTCCAGGGATAGGGAGTTGGTGACGCGAATAGCTGAGAGTAACCCGGAGTTCGCTGGGGGTTTGGGACTAGGAGTGGGAGGAGTGTTTCACCATCTCACCCGAGAGGAGGATAGGAGGCAGGCCCTTGATTGGGTTAACACTAGCCCAGAGTTCGCTAAGGAGTTCGGAGATACTTTGGAAAATACGTTTCCCTTGGTCTCCCTTGAGGACAAGAGGTTGCTGATAGAGATGGCTAAGGTCAAGGAGGAGCTCGTTCAGGGAATCGGAAAAGGATTGGTGAGGCTGATAAGTTCAAGCTGTAAAGAGGACTCGTTAAGTTCGACCTGTGGAAAGAGTATGAAGTTGTTTTTGGACGCGATTAAGATTAACCCACAGATAGCCCGAATCGCCGGCCGTGAAATAGTGACTGAATTACGGAATTTGAGCAGAGAGAGGAGGAAGGCTATCCTGGAGATGGCTAAGGAAAATAGGGATTTCGCAGAGGGATTGGGTGAAGGGTTAGCTGAATTTTCCAATAATCTAAATGAGGAAATTAAGAAGGAACTTCTAGAACAGGGTATACCTCTTCCTGCCTCAAGTGAGGAAGGTCAGGAGGAGTGAAGCTGAAAGCGTGGTGGATGTCATGGATAAAGAAGAGGTGAATTGTTTATTTGATAGAGAGAAATATTCTAGACTGTAACGGGTTTGGGTAACTTTTAATCGTTTCTCATGATCTTGTCATGATTATGTTTATACATTATTACCTCAATACCGTGAATTGATGAACTCCACATGACGACGGGCTGTGCTCACGAGGTTTTGTGAGTGATAAATGCCCATGGGAGGGCCGCGGTGTTTCCTAGACTGGCACCAATGAGTTAAGGGCGACTGTATATGATCCCCAAGAGGTGTGACCGTGGCTGGATTAAAAGTAAGGAAAAGTTACGTCACGGGTAAACGCTATCTTACTTCCTCAGAGGAGGATAGGCCTTTCTTCGAATTACTTTCAATTCTGTTTATTACTTTGTCAACCTTGTTGCCTAAGTCCTTAATTAGATCTTCTATACTTTTCCTTTTCAACGTATTGCCCACGTTTAGTCTACCCTCACCGTCCACGCTTACCTTAAGGTCCTCCGATAGTCCTCCATGCATCAATATATTCCTATATTGTATGATAGCGTTTTGCTCCTCGCCGTAATAGTTTGTTACAAGGTTCTTACACTCTTCGTACTCATTCCCCTTCACTTCCTTGGCATTCCCTTGGGAATTGTTCCCCTCTTGAGACTTCTTTTCAAAGGTCCCACCTCCGCGGAATTTCAAGCAAAAGGCCACTGGAAGTTCTCTAGCTAAAGATAAAGCCTTATCGTAAAGTTTTGCCTTAACGTAAAGGTCTAAGAGGTGCCTCAAGACGCTAAGATCGTCTGTCCTCCCGAGGATATCCTCAACCTTTAACGTTGAGTAAAAGTGAGGTAATACTATCTCCTTGACATCGAGGTCTGGGTTGTTGCTCCAGTCTATGAAGTGGGAGGTGAGTTTTCGCGTGTCGCCTTTGAGTTCCTGAACTCTGAGGCTTACGTCTTTCATGGCCTTTATAGCGTTGACAGTGAAACCGTTTCTTATGTTCCACAGTAGGTCTATTATCATGCCTGGTTCCGAACCTTTAATTCTGGAGATGAGTTCCCTTTTATCCTTAAAGTTGTTGGGATTAAGTTTTTCTAAATTACTCTTGTAGTCCCTAAAGTACCTCTCGTCAAGCATCTCTATGGACGAAGCGATCATGAGCGAGTCCCTCATGGCCTCCACTAGTTCGGTAAGCTCAACGACCTTGACTTTACTATTCCTTTCTGGAGGACCCATGACTGGCGCAGAATAGAAGGTGGAGTTAAATAGGGAACCTGCGGTCAATAGGGCAGTGGTCAAGACGTTAGTTCCGTGAGTTAGATCGATTATATAACTGTCGCAGGAATAATCCTGCAAGATAGAGTATATCACGTTGAAGATGAATACCGCGCCTCTGTCCTTGCTGTAGGGTATAGTTGGTTTAGTATCTTTAATTTCACCGTTTTCACCTTTAAATGCCTTAGCTATTCCCGCATTTGGAATCGGGTAGATCTCGAGCTTGTTAATAAAGGACTTGATATCATCCAGTTGTTCGAAATTAATATTCCTGGCTTGGAAGAGGATCATATTTTTATAGGCCTTCTTGACGTTTTCCCAGTCAGAATCCTGTATTAAGCTATCCGGTAACAGTGTTACTACTCTGTCGGGGTTGAAAGCTTTATAAAGTGCGTGTGCAGCGAAGAAGGTTCGTATTTCCTTATCATGGATCACGTAATCCACTACCTGATAATTCATCAGGTTGCCGGCGATGTAAAACAGGCAGTTCATAATTCGAGAAGGTAGAAGGAGTTAATAAGATGCTCTCCATCCTTTACCCTTCTAAAGCTTCCTAATGATATGGATTCCGCAATACACAATTTTCTTAGCCATTGTTCCAATATTTCTTCCTTAGCTAAGTTGAACGTCAGTTTAAAGGGAGTATAGACTTGACTATCTGAAATCTGAAATTGTTCCTTAAAGTGTTTTTAGGAAAAACTCTCTTGTGCAACAAAGACTCAATCCCAAACTCTGATCTCAATCCTTCCAAATCCGTTCTTTCTAGAAGATCCAATTCCCTTAGCTAACGCGTCGTTGAGAATATGGTATACCATCTCATCCTGATTCAAGATGGAGTATGTGAACCTTCCCATCATACCTACGACCCGTTTCCCAGCGTAAGTTATGGTGCTATATTTCATGACTGATGGTTCTGGCCATAGCAAAAGGTCCAGAGCACTTAGGGTTTCCCTCAACTTATCTTCCCCCCTTTCCGCCTGGATAACGTCTATCGCGTTTGTGAAGAAGAGGACCGATGGGCAATTGGTGAACACCTTTCTCTTGCTCTTAACGTAGGGACTCACAAGGAGAGCGGGAGTCTTTATCTCCAAGACGAATTTGGAGGACTTGGGGACGCATGCTTTAGTGAGAGTGACGTCCTCAACAGTCCATTTACTGTTGAAAACCGTCCTTGCAGTCAAGTTGAGGAGGGCGGACATTACCTTCTCCTCCTCTCCTCCGACTTCGAAGGAGTATATCTCACCTCCCCTCACCTCCAAGACCACTTGATCTTTTGCGAGTTTGAACAGGTATTCGTTGTCCTTCTTTAGGGGAGAGATGGAGACTCCGCTAGGATTACCTAGGAGCGACTTCCCGACCTTACTTGTGAAGGGAGGGACTATGGCGTCTCTATCTGGTGAGACGAAAATTTGGGCGATCATCATAGGTACTTCAGTCTCCTCCTTTTTCATATTAAAGTCCCGTTACCTCGTTTAGTTGAGAAATCTTTCGATAGCTTCTCGAATTATTTTCATATTATGGGCATTTACCAATTTAACATTAGATCCAGTATTTTTCCTCATATAGATAATTAACTGGACTAAATCAGGTACTGTCATTTTTACGCAGCGCCTGTTAGGTTTATACGGGATTATGTGAAGGAATTCTCTACCAACCTTATAAACTAGTGCTGGGAGGTCTAATTCAGGTCTGTCGCTTATGAAAACATACACGTCCTCTATCTCCACGCTTGGGAAGAAGATCGAATTGCTCATTGAACTATCGCCTTCATCTCCTTGTCAGCTGCATTCTCTAAGTTCCTTATCTCTATT containing:
- a CDS encoding TM1812 family CRISPR-associated protein, yielding MNCLFYIAGNLMNYQVVDYVIHDKEIRTFFAAHALYKAFNPDRVVTLLPDSLIQDSDWENVKKAYKNMILFQARNINFEQLDDIKSFINKLEIYPIPNAGIAKAFKGENGEIKDTKPTIPYSKDRGAVFIFNVIYSILQDYSCDSYIIDLTHGTNVLTTALLTAGSLFNSTFYSAPVMGPPERNSKVKVVELTELVEAMRDSLMIASSIEMLDERYFRDYKSNLEKLNPNNFKDKRELISRIKGSEPGMIIDLLWNIRNGFTVNAIKAMKDVSLRVQELKGDTRKLTSHFIDWSNNPDLDVKEIVLPHFYSTLKVEDILGRTDDLSVLRHLLDLYVKAKLYDKALSLARELPVAFCLKFRGGGTFEKKSQEGNNSQGNAKEVKGNEYEECKNLVTNYYGEEQNAIIQYRNILMHGGLSEDLKVSVDGEGRLNVGNTLKRKSIEDLIKDLGNKVDKVINRIESNSKKGLSSSEEVR